The DNA region TTGCTTGTCGTCGATCGGCGACAAACGCAGCAATCTTTGCTCCCATTGGGATTGGATCAACGGAAAGCGACTCGTACTTTCAGTTGCGAATTTTTCGATTGAAAGCATCGACGAAGACACGTTGCTGCCTTTCCTCCAGGTCGTTGCCGACGCAAACGACCGGCTCGCGAAAAGCGAGTCGCTCAACCGGATATGGATAGAATACAACGCGCCTCCGTCCGGAACGGAGTCACAAGCGTGAAAGATAGATCGCGATGAAGAACGCAGTGAACCGGAGTCGGGCGCCAAGCTTGCGGGGATATGCGACACACGGGAGGCAGGCGCCTGACCCACCACACATGCCCACGCGAGCGTGGGCATGGCACCCCCCGAAGCCTAGTCATGCCGAAGCCCATCGGTCGGCTCCAGGCAGGCCGCGCGCCACGCCGGATAGAGGCCCCCCAGCAGGCCGAGGATGACCGCCACCAGGGCTCCCTGCACCAGCACCAGCGGGGAGACCTCGCCGGAGACGACGCGGCCCCCCGATTCGGTGAGGCTCAGCAGCCAGACGACCCCCAGGCCCAACAGATTGCCGAGCACCGCCCCCAGCAGCGTGATGGCCAGCGCCTCCCCAAGCACCAGCGCCACGACCCGCCCGCGGCGCCAGCCCAGGGCCCGCAGCACGGCCAGCTCGCCGGTGCGTTCGAACACGCTCATTAGCATCGTGTTGAGCACCGCCAGCGCGCCCACCACCACCGCGATGCTGCTGGTCATCCACGCCAGCGTGCCGGCGATTTTGAGCTCCGACGCGTTCTCGGCGAAGTCACGCGCAATCGCTGCCTTGATCCGCGGGTCGACCCCCTCGATCTGCCCGGCAAGCTCCGCGAGCGCCGCGCGGTCGTGCGACTGACCGATCACGGCAAACCCGGTCACGTCTCCCTCGCGCAGCATCAGCTCCTGCAGCGCGGCGATGGGCAGCACGATCCAGCCGTTCTCAAACACGTTGGCCGACTCGTAGACGCCGCACACCTCGAAGGGTTCGCCCTCGATCAGCTCTACCGTGTCCCCCGGGCCCTTGCCGATGCCGCGGGCCAGCTCGGCGCCAAGCACGATCTGGCGGGCGCCCGGGCCGCTGGGGAGGCGCCCTGCGGTGAGCTCCAACTGCTGCATAAAAAAACTCTCGGGCCGCCACCCCTGGGCCTGCACGCCGAACAACTGGCTGGCGTCCAGCGCCAGCACGTCGATCAACATCGGCTCGCAGGCGGCCACCCCCGGCAGGGCGGCCACGCGGTCGCGGAGCCCCTCGGGCAGGGCGCTGGAGATGTGCTGAAGCTGCCCCTTCTGGAACAGCAGCAGGTCGATCCCGCGGCTCTCGTAGGCGTCGCGGAGCGACCGCTCGAACCCCCCCGAGACCCCCACCAGGGCCACCACCGCGCACACGGCGATCGCCACCCCCAGCGTGGTGAGGGCCGTCCGCAGCGGGCGGTTGAGCAGGTTGGCGACGATCAGGCGGTGAAAACGCATGCCTGGAGTGTAGTGGATCGATCCGGTTCCAGGGCGGGGGACGGATGCGCGCGTGTGCGCCGCTTGTCGCCCCGCGCTACGCCGTGATACGGTGGGGCGATTTTACCCGCCTCCCTAGCCCCCAACCCCCTGCCCCCAGCCCCGGGGGCAGCCCCTGCCATGCCCAGGCGCGACGACCTTCACAAGATCCTGCTGATCGGCTCCGGACCCATCGTTATCGGGCAGGCGTGCGAGTTCGACTACTCCGGCACCCAGGCCTGCAAGGCGCTGCGCGAAGAGGGGTACGAGGTGGTGCTGGTGAACTCCAACCCGGCGACGATCATGACCGATCCGTCGACGGCAGACCGCACCTACATCGAGCCGCTCACCTGGGAGATCATCGAGAAGATCATCGCCATCGAGAAGCCCGACGCGCTGCTGCCGACCCTGGGGGGGCAGACCGCGCTGAACCTGGCCATGGCGCTGGAGGCGCACGGCGTGCTGGAGAAGCACGGCGTCGAGATGATCGGCGCCAACGCAGACGTGATCGACAAGGCCGAGAGCCGCGACCGCTTCAAGCAGGCCATGGAGAAGATCGGCCTGGGGGTCTGCAAGGGCAAGACGATCAAGACGCTGGACGAGGCCCGCGCGCTGGTCGAAGAGATCGGCCTGCCGGCGGTCGTGCGGCCCAGCTTCACGATGGGGGGCAGCGGCTCGTCGATCGCCTACAACCGGGCGGAGTTCGACGACCTGGTGCGCCGCGGGCTCGACTCGTCTCCCACCACCGAGGTGCTGGTTGAGGAGTCGATCCTGGGCTGGAAAGAGTACGAGATGGAGGTGATGCGCGACGTCGACGACAACGTGGTGATCATTTGCGCCATCGAGAACTTCGACGCGATGGGGATCCACACCGGCGACTCCATCACCGTGGCGCCCGCGCAAACCCTCTCCGACAAAGAGTACCAGCGGATGCGCGACGCCAGCCTGGCGGTGATCCGCGAGATCGGCGTCGAGACCGGCGGGTCGAACATCCAGTTCGCCATCGAGCCCTCGACCGGGCGGATGATCGTCATCGAGATGAACCCCCGCGTGAGCCGCTCTAGCGCGCTGGCGTCTAAGGCCACCGGCTTCCCGATCGCCAAGATCGCCGCGAAGCTGGCCGTGGGCTACCGGCTGCACGAGCTGCCCAACGACATCACCCGCGAGACCACCGCCTGCTTCGAGCCGAGCATCGACTACGTGGTGACCAAGATCCCGCGGTTCGCGTTCGAGAAATTCCCCGAGGCAGACAGCAGCCTGACGACGCAGATGAAGAGCGTCGGCGAGACCATGGCCATCGGCAGCACCTTCAAGGAGAGCTTCCAGAAGGCGCTGCGTGGGCTGGAGGTGGGCGCCTTCGGTTTCGGCAGCGACGGCCTCGACCTGTGGTACGACGCCGCGGGCCGGCCCAGCCCCGATCGGCCCGACACCGAGACCATCCACGCCAAGCTGCAAAAGGCAGGGCCGGACCGCGTGTTCTACCTGCGTTACGCGCTCAAGGCGGGGATGACGGTCGACCAGGTGCACGAGCTCTCGGGGATCGACCCGTGGTTCTTGGACAATCTGCTGGAGATCGTCGAGACCGAAGACGCGTTGCGAGGGGCGAGGGGCGAGGGGCGAGAGGCTGGAACGTCCCTCGAATCTCTAGGCGACGACTTATTGCGCACCGCCAAACGGCAGGGGTTCTCTGATCGGCAGCTCAGCGTGATCTTCGGCGTCGGCGAGATGGAAGTCCGCCGGCATCGCATCGCCCGCGGCATCCGCGCCGTGTTCAAGAGCGTCGACACCTGCGCCGCGGAGTTCGAGGCGTACACGCCCTACTTCTATTCCACGTACGAAGAAGAAGACGAAACCCCGCCGCGGGGCGGAGGGGCGAGGGACGAGGGGCGAGGGACGAGAGAGTCGCAAGCGGGAAGCGACGCACCGTCTTCGCTTGCGCGTCACTCGCCCCTCGCCCCTAACCCCTCGCCCCCGTCGCGCAGCGACAAGCGGATCATGATCCTCGGCGGCGGTCCCAACCGTATTGGGCAAGGCATCGAGTTCGACTACTGCTGCTGCCACGCCAGCTTTGCGATGCGCGAGCTGGGGATCGAGTCGATCATGGTCAACTCCAACCCCGAGACGGTGTCGACCGACTACGACACCAGCGACCTGCTGTTCTTCGAGCCGCTGACCGTCGAGGACGTGCTAAACATCTGCGACCGGGTGGAGCCCGACGGCGTGATCGTGCAGTTCGGCGGGCAGACGCCGCTGAACCTGGCGCGGGCGCTCAAGGAAGCGGGCGCGCCGATCATCGGCACGCCGGTCGAGGCGATCGAGGACGCCGAAGACCGAGAGAAGTTCTCGCAGCTCATCGACCGCCTGGGCCTGCGGCAGCCCCCCAGCGGCATCGCCCGCACGATGGACGAGGCCCGCCGCGAGGCGGCCCGCATCGGCTACCCGATCCTGGTGCGGCCCAGCTTCGTGCTCGGCGGCAGGGCGATGGAGATCTGCTACGACAACGCCCAGCTCGACCAGTTTGTTGCCGCGGCGTTCGTCGCCGCGCAGGGCCAGCCGGTACTGATTGACAGCTTCCTGGAGGGGGCGACCGAGGTCGACGTCGACGCCATCTGCGACGGCGAGACCGTGATCGTGCCCGGCATCATGGAGCACATCGAAGAAGCAGGCGTCCACTCCGGCGACAGCGCCTGCGCCATCCCCCCCTACAGCCTGCCGGGGCCGGTGATCGCCGAGATCCGCGAGGCGACCGAGAAGCTTGCTAGGGCGCTGGGCGTGCGAGGCCTAATGAACGTGCAGTTCGCCGTGCAGTGGGAGGAAGGTGGGGCGCGGGGTGAGGGACGAGAGGCGAGCGACGCGCAGAGCGATGCATCAGCGCCGCACGCGAGCACCGACGCCTCGCGAGTCCCGTCCGTACCTCACCCCTCGTCCCTCGCCCCTCGCCCCTCGCTCTACGTTCTCGAGGTCAACCCACGCGCCAGCCGCACCGCGCCGTTTGTCGCTAAAGCGACCGGCATGCCCGTGGCCAAGATCGCCGCGAAGGTAATGGCGGGGGTGTCGCTCAAGGAGCAGGGGTTCACCTCCGACCCGCTGCCGGCGCACGTGTCGGTGAAGGAGAGCGTGTTCCCGTTCGCCAAGTTCCGCGGTGTCGACGTGGTGCTGGGCCCCGAGATGCGCAGCACCGGCGAGGTGATGGGGATCAGCCCGCGGTTCTCGATGGCGTTCGCCAAGAGCCAGCTCGCCGCGGGCAGCGCGCTGCCGATGGAGGGGAACGTCTTCCTCAGCGTCGCCCCCAAGCACAAGCCGGGCCTGGTGGATATCGCGCGCCGACTCGCGGCCATGGGCTACGGCCTGCTCGCCACGCGCGGCACGGCCGAGGCGCTCGACGCGGCCGGCATCGCCTGCACGCGGGTGAAGAAGATCAAGGAGGGCCACCCCAACCTGCTGGACTACTTGGCCGACGAGCAGGTCGAGCTGGTGATGAACACCCCGGTCGGCAAGGGCGCCCGCACCGACGAGGGCCGCATCCGCGCCGCCACCGTAGCGGCCGGCGTGCCGTGCCTGACCACGCTGGAGGCCGCCGAGGCGGCGACCAAGGCGATGGAGGCGCTGCGTACCGAGGAGATGCAGGTGATGAGCCTGCAGGAGCGGTTCGCGGACGTGAACCACCAATGACCAAGCACCAATAATCAAGGATTCGCCGCCGTTCATTTGGGCGAATTGGTCCTTGGGGCTTGGGCATTGGTCATTTCTTCTCTGGGCCAGTCAGCTAGAATCTAGGTATGGCCACTACGCTCGTTGAATACGAACAAGACGTCCCCCTCACCGGGCTCCCGGAAGAGGGACCTTACCGGCTGTCGGATTACTTGAGCCTACCCGATGTGCCACGGGTGGAGTTGATGCAAGGGAGGTTCTACGTGGCGCCTGCTCCGAATTGGTATCACCAAGCCGTTTCGATGCAGTTGTCAAAGCACTTCGAGGCGATCGCGAGTGGGTCGGGCGGGCTTGCGCTGGCCGCGCCGACGGACGTGCATCTCATGGAGTCGACCGTCGTACAGCCCGACCTGCTCTACCTTGCCAAGGGGCGTCGCCCCAAGTCGCAACAACGGATCGATGTCGTCCCGGACCTCGTCATTGAGATCGTCTCGGGCCGATACGGGCGTCGCGATCGGGTTGCGAAGCTCGCCCTCTACGCCAAAGCGGGTGTAGCGGAATACTGGATCCTCGATCCGGAAGCCCAGATCTTCAGCTACTTCATCTTAGTGGATGGCGCCTACCAAGTACGTTCAGCAGAGCAGGGCAGCTACGTCTCCCCGCGTTGCCCCGAAGTGACGATCGACGAACCCGCGTTCTGGGCGGATGTCGATCGGTACGTCGGCGGGTGAGAGCGCGCACCGCTAGCACAACGATTCTCAGAATCTCTTCTGACTGCCCTTGATCGCACGGGCCTGCTCACGTAACTTCCCGCCCATCGAAGGGGCCAACGCATCGCACACATCGCGACGCGAACAGCCAACCGCGAAACGATTCAGACACGGGTCAAAGCAAGGAGGCTTTGCCAGTAAAACACCAAGCCACGTGGAGGATCGCCACCGGCCCTGCCAGGCCGAAGCGATCCGCGCAGCGGCCGGAGAGCATGGATGCACTCCGCCCGCTACCGCTCTCCCAGCGGCGCCACGACCGGATAAGGCGTTCTCCCCCCTCGCCCCCTGGTTGTGTTGCGTCCAATCGCTCCCGGAAAAGTTGCCCGTCCTCTGCCCCCCTGGGACGTGTGCTTTTCTGGGAGCTTTTTTTATGCGCTGCGTGCTGCGCACGCGGGGGATTGGCCGCTGCGCGGCCGGGGCTGGGGGCTCGCCGCTTTGCGGCTGGGCCTACGGCCCGGGGCTGGGGGGACGCGCTGTCGCGATCTCCACACGTCTGCGTTGTGGCATCGGGGGGCGACTGCTACACTCCCGCCCCCGCACACGCGGACGGAGCTGCAACACCCCCATTCCCCTTTCACCCCGTCCCCCCCATCCCCGTTCGCGCTGCGAACAATCCCCGTCCGCGAAAGCGGACAATCCCCAGTCGCGCAGCGACTAAGCCCCCATGTCACGCACTACCGAAACACAACGGGAACCTCAGTCGCTCACGCCCCTTGAGCAGCTCCAGGCGGCGCGGGAGGTGATCCGGGTTGAGGCGGCCGCGCTGTGGGCGGTCTCTAACCGCATCGGCCCCAGCGTGGGCTGCGCGATCGAGCTGCTCTTGGGCGCGGCCGGCAGCGTGATTGTGACCGGTATGGGCAAGGCTGGGCTGGTGGGGCAGAAGATCGCCGCAACGCTCGCCTCGACCGGCGCGCGGGCCCACTTCGTTCACCCCGCCGAGGCCTTCCACGGCGACCTCGGACGCATCCACGCCGACGACGTGGTGCTGATCCTCTCGCAGAGCGGCGAGACCGAAGAAGTCACCCGACTGCTGCCGAGTTTGGCCGAGATCGGCGCCCCCACCATCGCGCTCACCGCTAGCCGCGCCAGCACGCTGGGCCGCTCGGCGACGCACGTCATCGAACTGGGGAAACTCGACGAGGCCTGCTCGTTGGGCTTGGCGCCCAGCACCAGCACCACCGCGATGCTCGCGGTGGGCGACGCGCTAGCGCTGGTCCTCAGCAAGATGCGCGGCTTCGGCGCCGAGGACTTCGCCCGCTTCCACCCCGGCGGCAGCCTGGGACGCAAGCTCAGCCGCGTGGACGACTGGATGCGTCCGCTGGACGAGTGCCGGGTCGCGCCGGAATCGCAGACCGTGCGTCAGGTGATCGTCGCTTGCCGCCGCCCGGGGCGCCGCACCGGCGCGGTGATGCTGGTCAACGCCGCGGGCAAGCTCACGGGGCTGTTCACGGACAGCGACCTGGCGCGGATGTTCGAACGCCGCGACGAGTCGGCCCTCGACTCCCCGGTCAGCAGCGTCATGGCGGCCGCGCCCACCACGGTGCAGCAGGGCGCCAGGCTGGGCCAGGCGATGTCGCTCCTCTCCACGCGCAAGTTCAGCGAGCTGCCGGTGGTCGATGCCGCGGGCAAACCGGTCGGCCTGCTCGACGTGACCGACGTGCTGGGCGTCACGGGCGACGAGGCCGACGTCGGCGCCAAGAACAAAGCGCCCAGCGTGCGGATCTTCCCCAGCGAAGACCTGTTCGCGGCCGGCTGAGAAGAATAACCACCAAGAGCACTATGAATCACGAAGGACGGAAAGAACGAAACAGTAGGGTGCGATGGAGCGAAGCGTAATCGCACCTTAACGGTCACCATTGAAGTAACCGCAACGGTGCGATTGCGCTTCGCTGCATCGCACCCTTCACCTCCTTTCGTCCTTCGTGATTCTTTGTGCCGTTCGTGGTTAAGCGTCCGTCCGTTAGTGGCTTAACGTCCCATGAAACAAATCAAACTACTCCTGTCCGACGTTGACGGCGTGATGACCGACGGGTCGCTCGCGTTCGGGCCCGATGGGGACGAGATCAAGACGTTCCACGTCCGCGACGGGCTGGCGGTGCACTTCTGGCAGTCGTTGGGGCTCAAGTTCGGCATCGTCACGGGCCGGACCTGCCGCATCGTGCAGGCGCGGGCCAAGGAGCTGGGCATCGGCTACGTCCGGCAGGGCGCCCTAGAAAAGCTGCCGCACGTCCGCGACCTCGCCAAAGAAGTCGGCGTGACGCTCGACGAGATCGCCTACATCGGCGACGACCTGCTCGACCTGCCGGTGATCAAGGCCGTGGGCCTGGGCGCCAGCGTGGCCGACGGGGTGGAAGAAGTCCGCGCCGCGGCCCAATTCGTCACCCAAGCCCCCGGCGGCCGGGGCGCGGTGCGTGAGTTCGTTGAGCACCTCTTGAAAGAGTCCGGCCGCTGGGAAGAAGTGCTGAAGCGCTACCAGTAAATCGTCGCGTATTGCCCTCTGCGCCTACGCCCATTTGCGAGATACTGCATCCTCTCGCGGCGGCGCACAGACGCAGTGACAAGCACACGTTCAAGAAATGGAATTCGACATGCTAGCTCGTATTTGCTGGACGATCGCGGTTGCGGGTGGATTCATGTCGTGCAGCGGCCAAGCTGCGGCAGCAGAGGGCCTTGAAGCAGCCGGCGACGCAGGAGAGCTTGGCGAAAGCCTACAACTGCTAGGTTGCGAGCTCTCCTGGACGCCCCTCGAGTACAGCCGCTACTGGACGCCCCCGATCGGCTACAACCCCTGGCGAACGCCTGCGAGTTTCTATCGAGATCTCGGAGTTCTGGTCGTCCTGCCCATCCGTCGCCCGGCGACTGATCCGGCGTTCTCTTCAGCAGCGAGCGGCCCTGGCGACCCACTCCACATCACGGCGCCCGACCCAGGCGCGTCGCGGCTGACTCTTAATTTCCGCTTCGATGCGCCCATCACAGAAAACACCAGCCCAAGCAGCGAACCAATCCTCTCTCCCCCCAAGCTTCAATTTAAAAGCGGAGTGCTCGCCGAGTCGACCACCGCTAAGTGGGGAGAAGAAGACCCAGCAGCCAAAACCAGCGAGTTCCGCGGTATCGCCTTCTGCCGTTAGTTGCCTCCTCCGCGCCTCAGCGCCTCTGCGAGATGCTTCGGCCCCTCGCAGAGCCGCCTACCGAAGCACCCATGCTCGCCCGAATCGCCCGCACCCTGATCGCGTTCGTCGTGCTTGTCGCGGCCTACTACGCGTACGCGCGGCTGGCGGCGCCGTGGATTGAGCCGAAGGTAGACGTCTACGTCTCGCAGAACAGCTTCGACGAGGCGCCCAAAGAGGGGGGCGCGCTCGGACGCTATCAGACGATGCTCGCTCGCTACTTCAAATCGGGGCACTGGGCGCTCGTGGGCAAGCCTAAGGTGATCCGCGTTGATCGCGTGATGCTGGTGCTGGACGATTACGAGCCGCGCGACGACGGCCGGCTGACGCTCACCAAGTTCAT from Pirellulimonas nuda includes:
- a CDS encoding Uma2 family endonuclease, with the translated sequence MATTLVEYEQDVPLTGLPEEGPYRLSDYLSLPDVPRVELMQGRFYVAPAPNWYHQAVSMQLSKHFEAIASGSGGLALAAPTDVHLMESTVVQPDLLYLAKGRRPKSQQRIDVVPDLVIEIVSGRYGRRDRVAKLALYAKAGVAEYWILDPEAQIFSYFILVDGAYQVRSAEQGSYVSPRCPEVTIDEPAFWADVDRYVGG
- a CDS encoding ABC transporter permease — translated: MRFHRLIVANLLNRPLRTALTTLGVAIAVCAVVALVGVSGGFERSLRDAYESRGIDLLLFQKGQLQHISSALPEGLRDRVAALPGVAACEPMLIDVLALDASQLFGVQAQGWRPESFFMQQLELTAGRLPSGPGARQIVLGAELARGIGKGPGDTVELIEGEPFEVCGVYESANVFENGWIVLPIAALQELMLREGDVTGFAVIGQSHDRAALAELAGQIEGVDPRIKAAIARDFAENASELKIAGTLAWMTSSIAVVVGALAVLNTMLMSVFERTGELAVLRALGWRRGRVVALVLGEALAITLLGAVLGNLLGLGVVWLLSLTESGGRVVSGEVSPLVLVQGALVAVILGLLGGLYPAWRAACLEPTDGLRHD
- a CDS encoding barstar family protein — encoded protein: MSKILSEFHFCRLLIDGTCFRSTAALHDELSFKLGLPSWYGRNWDALLDCLSSIGDKRSNLCSHWDWINGKRLVLSVANFSIESIDEDTLLPFLQVVADANDRLAKSESLNRIWIEYNAPPSGTESQA
- the carB gene encoding carbamoyl-phosphate synthase large subunit, which codes for MPRRDDLHKILLIGSGPIVIGQACEFDYSGTQACKALREEGYEVVLVNSNPATIMTDPSTADRTYIEPLTWEIIEKIIAIEKPDALLPTLGGQTALNLAMALEAHGVLEKHGVEMIGANADVIDKAESRDRFKQAMEKIGLGVCKGKTIKTLDEARALVEEIGLPAVVRPSFTMGGSGSSIAYNRAEFDDLVRRGLDSSPTTEVLVEESILGWKEYEMEVMRDVDDNVVIICAIENFDAMGIHTGDSITVAPAQTLSDKEYQRMRDASLAVIREIGVETGGSNIQFAIEPSTGRMIVIEMNPRVSRSSALASKATGFPIAKIAAKLAVGYRLHELPNDITRETTACFEPSIDYVVTKIPRFAFEKFPEADSSLTTQMKSVGETMAIGSTFKESFQKALRGLEVGAFGFGSDGLDLWYDAAGRPSPDRPDTETIHAKLQKAGPDRVFYLRYALKAGMTVDQVHELSGIDPWFLDNLLEIVETEDALRGARGEGREAGTSLESLGDDLLRTAKRQGFSDRQLSVIFGVGEMEVRRHRIARGIRAVFKSVDTCAAEFEAYTPYFYSTYEEEDETPPRGGGARDEGRGTRESQAGSDAPSSLARHSPLAPNPSPPSRSDKRIMILGGGPNRIGQGIEFDYCCCHASFAMRELGIESIMVNSNPETVSTDYDTSDLLFFEPLTVEDVLNICDRVEPDGVIVQFGGQTPLNLARALKEAGAPIIGTPVEAIEDAEDREKFSQLIDRLGLRQPPSGIARTMDEARREAARIGYPILVRPSFVLGGRAMEICYDNAQLDQFVAAAFVAAQGQPVLIDSFLEGATEVDVDAICDGETVIVPGIMEHIEEAGVHSGDSACAIPPYSLPGPVIAEIREATEKLARALGVRGLMNVQFAVQWEEGGARGEGREASDAQSDASAPHASTDASRVPSVPHPSSLAPRPSLYVLEVNPRASRTAPFVAKATGMPVAKIAAKVMAGVSLKEQGFTSDPLPAHVSVKESVFPFAKFRGVDVVLGPEMRSTGEVMGISPRFSMAFAKSQLAAGSALPMEGNVFLSVAPKHKPGLVDIARRLAAMGYGLLATRGTAEALDAAGIACTRVKKIKEGHPNLLDYLADEQVELVMNTPVGKGARTDEGRIRAATVAAGVPCLTTLEAAEAATKAMEALRTEEMQVMSLQERFADVNHQ
- a CDS encoding KpsF/GutQ family sugar-phosphate isomerase; translation: MSRTTETQREPQSLTPLEQLQAAREVIRVEAAALWAVSNRIGPSVGCAIELLLGAAGSVIVTGMGKAGLVGQKIAATLASTGARAHFVHPAEAFHGDLGRIHADDVVLILSQSGETEEVTRLLPSLAEIGAPTIALTASRASTLGRSATHVIELGKLDEACSLGLAPSTSTTAMLAVGDALALVLSKMRGFGAEDFARFHPGGSLGRKLSRVDDWMRPLDECRVAPESQTVRQVIVACRRPGRRTGAVMLVNAAGKLTGLFTDSDLARMFERRDESALDSPVSSVMAAAPTTVQQGARLGQAMSLLSTRKFSELPVVDAAGKPVGLLDVTDVLGVTGDEADVGAKNKAPSVRIFPSEDLFAAG
- a CDS encoding KdsC family phosphatase; protein product: MKQIKLLLSDVDGVMTDGSLAFGPDGDEIKTFHVRDGLAVHFWQSLGLKFGIVTGRTCRIVQARAKELGIGYVRQGALEKLPHVRDLAKEVGVTLDEIAYIGDDLLDLPVIKAVGLGASVADGVEEVRAAAQFVTQAPGGRGAVREFVEHLLKESGRWEEVLKRYQ